Within Bdellovibrionales bacterium, the genomic segment GAAATTCGCCACGATCGGAAGATCAATGAAATTGTGGCGCAGTACGAAAAACGTTTGGCCGAAATTAGCGACAAGAGAGTGATTGAGCGTGAAGGAACGGAAGTCATTCAAAAGCGACAATTAGGGGATGTGAAGCGAATTCACGAAAGCCAGTTAGCCACTCAAAAATCCAATATGAAGAGAAGCTGGCTGAGCTAAATGACAAGCACCAGAGAGAGATGCAAACTCTCCACCAAAGGTACAGCGATCAGATCAATCGAATGTCGGTCGTGGTCAAGAAAACATAGATCTTGCACCCAGAACATAGACAGCTCGAAACTATCCAGGTATAGAATTTGTAGTCCCATTATCATTTTTACTGAGAGTTTGGTGAATCTATGTTGGCGGATCGTCGCGTCAAAATTGTAGCTACTGTTGGTCCCTCGATAAGCCAAAAAGAGAATCTCAGGGCGGCCATTGAAACTGGCGTGAATGTGATTCGTCTGAATTTTTCACATGGGACCCATGAGGAACACCTAGAGGTTATTCGTTTGATCAGGGAGATTTCTCGTGAGCTGGTTGCTCCGGTTGCGATATTACAGGATTTACAGGGGCCAAAAATTCGGGTTGGAAAATTCAAGAACGGTTCCATCGAACTTAAGAAAAATGAAATTGTCATTATCGATCCTGATCTGGAGATCGGAGAAGAAGGGATTTTGCCTACGGATTTTTCGGAATTACCAGAGGTCGTGGAGCCCGGAACAAAAATCCTTCTTGATGATGGCTTGTTGGAATTGTCCGTCACCAGAAAAATCGACCGAAAAGTAGAAGCCAAAGTCATATATGGCGGTATCCTGAAAAATCGCAAGGGCATGAATCTTCCCGGAGCAAATCTTCCAGTTGAATGCCTGACGGAAAAAGACCTGGAGGATTTGGAATTTGGACTGTCTCAAAAGGTTGATTATGTGGCTCTCAGCTTTGTCCGAAAAGGAGATGATCTGCGCAAATTGCGAGAGCTGGTTGAGTCCCGTCAACCTGGAACGAGAATTATAGCCAAGGTCGAAATGCTTGAGGCTCTTGATAATTTAGATGAAATCGTGGCGCTCAGTGACGGAGTGATGGTCGCGCGAGGTGATCTGGCTGTTGAAGTGGGGCAAAGCCAACTGCCTGGCGTGCAAAAAAAGCTGATCCACATGTGCAATCTTGCGGGCAAACCTGTCATTACAGCTACCCAGATGCTTGATAGTATGGTCGAAAATCCAAGGCCCACTCGCGCAGAAATTACGGACATAGCCAATGCGGTTCTCGATGGTTCTGATGCTCTTATGCTGTCTGCAGAGACAGCGAGTGGCAAGCATCCGATCAAGTGCATTCAAACGATGCATGAGATTTCGACTGAGGTTGAAAAAACGGGTGATTATTTCTACAATATTTCTTTAGAGGACGAGTTTACAGATGTGGCCCAGGCCATTGCGGCGAGTGCCTGTCTGACGGCTCAGAAACTCAATGCTTCGGCTATTGTTTGTCTGACGACTTCAGGCAAAACAGCCTCTATGATTTCCAAGTTTCGTCCAAAAGCTCGTGTGATTGCGGTTACTCACATTTTGGAAACTCTCAACAGGCTGGAACTTGTCTGGGGCGTGCAAACACTCATCATTCGTCCTTACAAATCGACAGACGAGGCCATGTCACAAATAGAGGATTTGCTGATCAAATATGGTTTGGTTAAACACGGAGACAAGGTTGTCTTGACACTTGGTGTTCCAGTCCTGCTCAGGGCGCGTACCAATTCTCTGAGGGTTTTTGCAATTGGACAAGAGGGCGAGCTGATTGGAGATTCGTCCTTGCTTCCATTGAGATTTCGGCGGACCAC encodes:
- the pyk gene encoding pyruvate kinase encodes the protein MLADRRVKIVATVGPSISQKENLRAAIETGVNVIRLNFSHGTHEEHLEVIRLIREISRELVAPVAILQDLQGPKIRVGKFKNGSIELKKNEIVIIDPDLEIGEEGILPTDFSELPEVVEPGTKILLDDGLLELSVTRKIDRKVEAKVIYGGILKNRKGMNLPGANLPVECLTEKDLEDLEFGLSQKVDYVALSFVRKGDDLRKLRELVESRQPGTRIIAKVEMLEALDNLDEIVALSDGVMVARGDLAVEVGQSQLPGVQKKLIHMCNLAGKPVITATQMLDSMVENPRPTRAEITDIANAVLDGSDALMLSAETASGKHPIKCIQTMHEISTEVEKTGDYFYNISLEDEFTDVAQAIAASACLTAQKLNASAIVCLTTSGKTASMISKFRPKARVIAVTHILETLNRLELVWGVQTLIIRPYKSTDEAMSQIEDLLIKYGLVKHGDKVVLTLGVPVLLRARTNSLRVFAIGQEGELIGDSSLLPLRFRRTT